The Actinomycetes bacterium nucleotide sequence CGACCGTGCTCGCGACCCCGATGACCGCGAACCGGACCAGCTGGCTGACGATGTCGGCCGGCGCGCGCACCGACGCTTCGGCGTCCGCGGTCTCTCGCAGCGCCCTCAGCGGCAGCCTCCCGGTGGCCAGCGCGCGGCCCAGCCGGGCGATGCCCTTGAGGTCGGCGACGGCGGTGCTCACGATGTCGACCCGCGAGTCGGGATCGTCCACCCAGTCGACCGGCACCTCGTGGATGCGCAGCCCGGAGCGCTCGGCGAGCACCAGCAGCTCGGTGTCGAAGAACCACTGGGTGTCCTCGACCATCGGCAGCAGCTCGGCGGCCCGGTCCGCCCGGATGGCCTTGAACCCGCACTGCGCGTCGGAGAACCGGGCGCCCAGCGTGGTCCGCAGGATCAGGTTGTAGGTGCGCGAGATGAGCTCCCGCTTCGGCCCGCGGACCACCCGGGACGAGGGGGTCAGCCGGGTCCCGATCGCGACGTCGCTGTGCCCGCTGAGCACTGGTGCGACCAGTGGCAGCAGCGCGGCCAGGTCGGTGGACAGGTCGACGTCCATGTAGACGAGCACGGTGGCGTCACTGTGCGACCAGACCTGGCGCAGCGCGCGTCCCCGTCCCTTCTCGTCGAGGTGGACGGCGCGGACATGCGGCAGCATCGCTTGCAGCCGCTGGGCGACCTGCCAGGTGTGGTCGGTGCTGGCGTTGTCCGCGATGGTGATCCGGAAGCTGAACGGAAACCCGTCGCTGAGGTACGCGTGCAGCCGCCGCACGCTGGGCTCGAGGTTGGTCTCCTCGTTGTACACGGGGACGACGAGGTCGATCGCCGGGGTTGGCCGGGGGGAGTCTGCGGCGCGCACGGCAGCTGGCTCGGTCGTGGTGGTCACGGAACCCAGCCTTCGATCAGAACCTGACGGTTCCCTGGACGCAGGCTGCCGTAGTGCTTCGAGCTGGCCGCCAAGACGTTCAGCGTTTCTCCAGGGTTCGTGCAGGCTGACCGGAGCCTGACAGCGCAGACTGACCCCATGAACGGCGACCACAGAGGCCCCGAGGCTCGGCTGCTCGTCGTGGACGACGAGCCCAACATCGTCGAGCTGCTGTCGGAGAGCCTGCGCTTCGCCGGCTTCGAGGTGGTGACCGCCCGGGGCGGGCAGGACGCCCTGCGGCTGGCCCGGGAGCACCAGCCGGACCTGGCCGTGCTCGATGTGATGATGCCCGGCCTCGACGGGTTCGAGGTGGTCCGCCGGCTGCGCAGCGAGGGACTGCGGTTCCCAGTGCTGTTCCTCACCGCGCGGGACAGCACCGAGGACACCATCACCGGGCTGACCGTCGGTGGCGACGACTACGTCACCAAGCCGTTCAGTCTCGGCGAGCTGGTGGCCCGGATCCGTGCCGTGCTTCGTCGATCCGGGCTGGCCGCGGGGGCGACCGGCGCCGAGCCGATGGTGTTCGTCGACATCACCCTCGACGAGGACGCCCACGAGGTCACCAAGGCGGGGGAGCTGGTCGGGCTGTCCCCGACCGAGTTCAAGCTGCTGCGCTACTTCATGGAGAACCCGAGCCGGGTGCTGTCCAAGGCGCAGATCCTCGACCACGTGTGGCACTACGACTTCGGTGGCGACGCCAACGTCGTGGAGTCCTACATCTCGCACCTGCGGCGCAAGATCGACACGACCGAGCCACGACTGCTGCACACCGTCCGCGGCGTGGGCTACGTGCTGCGCCGCCCACGCCGATGAAGCACCTGCACGCGCTGGCCGCCCGGCTGCCGCTGCGGATCCGGCTGGTGGTCATCCTGGTGATGCTCGTGGCGGTGGCCCTGGTGGCAGCCGGCGCGGCGTCCACGGCGGTGCTGCGCGGCTACCTGCTCGAGCGGGTGGACGGCCAGCTGCAGTCCGTGGCGGGGTCCTCCGCGGGGCATCCGGTGTCCAGCTTCCCGCCGCCGGGCGGCCGACCCGGTGACGCAGCCCCGCCGTCGGAGTTCTACATCCGCTACGCCGATGCCACGGGCGTGTCGCTGGGCGTCGTCAGCAACCCGCTGACTCCGGGGGCCGCGCCGGCGCTGCCCACCTGGACCCTGGACCAGGTGGCGGCCCAGGGCGGCCAGCCGTTCACGGTGCCGGCCACCGACGGAGGCACAGCGTGGCGGGTGGTCGCCCTCGAGGTCCCCGGCAACAACGCCAGCGTGATGGTCGCGCAGAGCCTGGCCAGCGTCGAGGCCACCGTGGGCCGGCTGCGCGCCGTCGAGCTCGCGGTCGGCGCGGTCCTGCTGCTCCTGCTGGCCCTGCTGGCGTACTGGGTGGTCCGGCGCAGCCTGCGGCCGCTGCGCCAGGTCGAGCACACCGCCGGCGTGATCGCCGCGGGTGAGCTGTCCCGCCGGGTCCCGGAGGCGGACCCGCGGACCGAGGTGGGCAGCCTGGCCCGGTCCTTCAACGGCATGGTCGACCGCATCGAGTCGTCGTTCCAGGTGCAGGCCGAGTCGGAGGCCGCCGCCCGCGCGTCCGAGCAGCGGATGCGCCGGTTCGTGGCCGATGCCAGCCACGAGCTGCGCACGCCGCTGACCTCGATCCGCGGCTTCGCCGACCTGTACCAGCAGGGCGCGCTGCCCGAGCGGTCCGGCGTGGACCGCGCGATGGACCGCATCGGCGGCGAGGCCGCCCGCATGGGCCTGCTCGTCGACGACCTGCTGCTGCTGGCCCGGCTGGACCAGCAGCAGCCACTGGCAGCGCACCCGGTGGACCTGCTCGAGCTGGTCGCCGACGCGGTGCACGACGCTCAGGCCAGCCACCCTGAGCGGAAGGTCACCCTGGAGGTCCAGGCCGGGGCGTACCCCCCGGTCGTGACCGGGGACGAGCCGCGGCTGCGGCAGGTGATCGCGAACCTGATGGGCAACGCGCTTCGGCACACCCCGGTGGACGCCACCGTCTGCGTCCGGCTGCGCACCCAGGAGGACCCGCCCACGGCCGTC carries:
- a CDS encoding bifunctional glycosyltransferase family 2/GtrA family protein; protein product: MTTTTEPAAVRAADSPRPTPAIDLVVPVYNEETNLEPSVRRLHAYLSDGFPFSFRITIADNASTDHTWQVAQRLQAMLPHVRAVHLDEKGRGRALRQVWSHSDATVLVYMDVDLSTDLAALLPLVAPVLSGHSDVAIGTRLTPSSRVVRGPKRELISRTYNLILRTTLGARFSDAQCGFKAIRADRAAELLPMVEDTQWFFDTELLVLAERSGLRIHEVPVDWVDDPDSRVDIVSTAVADLKGIARLGRALATGRLPLRALRETADAEASVRAPADIVSQLVRFAVIGVASTVAYLLLYLLLGGALSAQWANALALVTTAVLNTAANRRLTFGVSVRAGRRRHQAQGLVVFGIGLALTSGSLALLQGLAPNAGRLFEVTVLVAANVAATLVRFLLFRSWMFRRPTTSAPAPHTELRTARDHRRDDHPGAAARRAARRSGRRPSAADTVRAAR
- a CDS encoding response regulator transcription factor; this encodes MNGDHRGPEARLLVVDDEPNIVELLSESLRFAGFEVVTARGGQDALRLAREHQPDLAVLDVMMPGLDGFEVVRRLRSEGLRFPVLFLTARDSTEDTITGLTVGGDDYVTKPFSLGELVARIRAVLRRSGLAAGATGAEPMVFVDITLDEDAHEVTKAGELVGLSPTEFKLLRYFMENPSRVLSKAQILDHVWHYDFGGDANVVESYISHLRRKIDTTEPRLLHTVRGVGYVLRRPRR
- a CDS encoding HAMP domain-containing sensor histidine kinase, with product MKHLHALAARLPLRIRLVVILVMLVAVALVAAGAASTAVLRGYLLERVDGQLQSVAGSSAGHPVSSFPPPGGRPGDAAPPSEFYIRYADATGVSLGVVSNPLTPGAAPALPTWTLDQVAAQGGQPFTVPATDGGTAWRVVALEVPGNNASVMVAQSLASVEATVGRLRAVELAVGAVLLLLLALLAYWVVRRSLRPLRQVEHTAGVIAAGELSRRVPEADPRTEVGSLARSFNGMVDRIESSFQVQAESEAAARASEQRMRRFVADASHELRTPLTSIRGFADLYQQGALPERSGVDRAMDRIGGEAARMGLLVDDLLLLARLDQQQPLAAHPVDLLELVADAVHDAQASHPERKVTLEVQAGAYPPVVTGDEPRLRQVIANLMGNALRHTPVDATVCVRLRTQEDPPTAVLEVADQGPGLSPEAAARVFERFYRTDDARTRDDGGTGLGLAIVASIVHAHGGRVELDTEPGAGATFRVLLPRS